One stretch of Cydia pomonella isolate Wapato2018A chromosome 24, ilCydPomo1, whole genome shotgun sequence DNA includes these proteins:
- the LOC133531138 gene encoding uncharacterized protein LOC133531138, which produces MGKCIIMETSGKDPTTSQGTVTKDNLIKGWKKAQIILREFKEMFENRYLLNLRERYSHHPKEPRVISKLAPKIGQIVQIKGDTKNRVNWKVGKIVSLRKGADGLCRVATVRVGDTEYTRSIAHLYPLEIEDREEQCKQTSSYDESAEEPLQLPNLPRSSRRDDMTVDSVNDVAESESLSEQRCTQAVRDKPEEEVQPYASPVEGRSSSQRILEPMYSESNEPKPKSMSEPEPFAVVDLESYEHTKPESHNLEEVTLGNESRPKRAAALRALEKIKEWTSNLVALFLPVLGSVATDAKIRCHNTNSPAATPNSALYVEL; this is translated from the exons ATGGGAAAATGTATCATTATGGAAACGTCAGGAAAGGATCCTACTACGTCACAAGGAACGGTGACTaaagacaatttaattaaaGGTTGGAAGAAAGCACAGATAATTCTAAGAGAATTTAAAGAGATGTTCGAGAACCGGTATCTCCTAAATTTGAGAGAAAGATATTCCCACCATCCTAAAGAACCTAGGGTAATATCCAAGTTGGCTCCAAAGATAGGTCAAATCGTGCAGATCAAAGGTGACACGAAGAACAGAGTCAATTGGAAAGTTGGGAAAATAGTATCTTTAAGAAAAGGCGCCGACGGTTTATGTAGGGTTGCCACGGTACGAGTAGGAGATACAGAGTATACAAGATCTATCGCGCATCTCTACCCGTTAGAGATCGAAGATAGAGAAGAACAGTGTAAACAAACATCATCTTACGACGAAAGCGCAGAAGAACCTCTGCAACTTCCTAATCTACCCCGTTCGTCACGCAGAGATGACATGACGGTGGATTCCGTCAACGATGTTGCCGAATCCGAGTCTCTTTCTGAGCAAAGATGCACACAAGCAGTCAGAGATAAGCCAGAAGAAGAAGTACAACCTTATGCCTCGCCAGTAGAGGGAAGGAGTTCCTCTCAACGAATCCTAGAGCCTATGTATAGTGAGTCAAACGAGCCTAAGCCTAAGTCTATGTCCGAACCAGAACCGTTCGCGGTCGTCGACCTCGAATCTTACGAGCACACTAAGCCAGAATCACACAACCTGGAGGAGGTTACGCTAGGCAACGAGTCAAGACCTAAGAGAGCCGCAGCTCTTCGAGCCCTTGAGAAGATCAAAGAATGGACCAGCAATCTAGTCGCCCTATTCCTGCCTGTGTTGGGGAGTGTCGCGACGGACGCGAAAATCCGATGCCACAATACTAATTCACCTGCGGCAACACCGAACAGCGCCCTCTATGTGGAACTGTG A